The genomic DNA tgggttgtggtgaaccccatacctatcctgttggtggtagtggaccccacactcgtcctgtgggtggtagtggaccccatacccatcctgtgggtgatgatggaccccatacctatcctgtgggtggtagtggaccccatactcatcctgtgggtggtagtggaccccatacccatcctgtgggtggtagtggaccccacacccatcctgtgggtggtggtggactccatacccatcctgtgggtggtattggaccccacacCAATCCTGCgggtggtggtgaaccccattcctatcctgtggggtggtagtggaccccaaacccatcctgtgggtggtagtggaccccatactcatcctgtgggtggtagtggaccccacacctatcctgtgggtggtggtggaccccatacccatcctgtgggtgatgatggaccccatacctatcctgtgggtggtagtggacaccatactcatcctgtgggtggtagtggaccccatacccatcctgtgggtggtagtggacctcacacccatcctgtgggtgttggtggaccccatactcatcctgtgggtggtagtggacctcacacccatcctgtgggtggtggtgaaccccatacctatcctgtggggtggtagtggaccccaaacccatcctgtgggttgtggtgaaccccatacccatcttgctggtggtagtggaccccacacccgtcctgtgggtggtagtgggccccatacccatcctgtaggtggtgttGAACCCctgcacacccatcctgtgggtggtagtggggtgtcggaaaatccgacaccatttaatatatcatacagataatagctgtattgtataaacaagttacccatagaaaacgtaacttgtagtggaattaccgtctatagaaaatgggatatcatcaccacatactattataattcaccagctattttgctgggaattattcttaaatacattagtctttggactttaccatcataaaaacatcttatataaattaacttaattatcaatattaaagtagagtaaatgtgacccttctatcactttctgaaatctggacaaagtaggccaggcgtcagagtgaggaaggaggcagccattgttgtgtcacctccgagacgtgtggagcaaatttagctcctatcatatctggacaatgtcggccagtaacgtcaatagaatggagtgttagatgcagccattgttatatgagaccagaggctcacacgggagcaaattcggctcctgttaattttacttggacgtagtgttatggaaaccaaaggtaccatctccaacacgatgtctacaattcaagttaagtgtctatccgaaacccgtttatcattcatttatggccattaatgtcaggatatagggtgacccggttagatcgcgaaatcgcctcaaactaaaggtaattaagccaggtcttcatgttccatgtactgtatagtgttttctctgatatacttgtcatatataggattctggcttcacagctagcgcacttttgacaggtcaagacgaggaagcaagatttgtgcaccagttactgggtgatatggaagctacctcaaagaggataatttggtgtctacaccctagttatacctggtggactaacctgctgtactataagataaggaaccttttcaatgtatgtagtctattcctgtagtttgattggctgcatatattaatttaataaaccccccctaatgtgtagaggatcgatttgtgagattaagagattattgcagaaatacagtccacttatcattatacaaattgctatcgaagtatataaattaacgtaaatataaattcatataaattaaataaatataaatctcacaggtcggttcccacatggggccccatatccatcctgtgggtggtagtggtccccatacccatcctgtgggtggtagtgaaccccaaacccatcctgtgggtggtggaccccacacccatcctgtgggtggtagtggaccccatacccatcctgtgggtggtagtggaccccacacccatcctgtgggtggtggacctgacacccatcctgtgggtggtagtggaccccacacccatcctgtgggtggtggacctgacacccatcctgtgggtggtagtggaccccacacccatcctgtgggtggtggaccccacacccatcctgtttgtggtagtggaccccacacccaccccgtgGGGGTGTAGTAGTCGGGTGTACATGAGAGGAAGTATAAGATAAGATAAGTTTCCTGTTGTGTTAAGTGTTGATTATAAGAGTCTGTTTATAGACTTGAGTGCATTATACGCAACATAATGAAGCCTAAGTGTGTCCAGGCACTTGTTCAGTTGGAGCAGGAAACTCGCTACAAAAGGTATTCATCTTATCTGGCGTAAAAACTCTTACACAGTAATTGGTCGGTAAATACGTGTGAAATGTGCAGTGAAGGAATATGAAGTGTGAGAAAAATTACATATTGAAGGTCAGACCTCATCTATACATTCACAACAGCTTACTGAGTCCACCCTGGCAACAGAAGCACTCACCAAACACTACATACAATAAACAGCTCTTAAATTGGTCTGTAAAATTGGTAAGAATATTACATATATAATAGGAATAAAATAGTTATACAAGTGCTGGAAAACTGACAAATAGAAGGTTAATAAAAACTTAACGTTACAAAACTCTTATAATCTTATCTAAGTTTACACTCATATTATATACACTTGCAAAATGCAAAACACTTTAAAAAGTACAAACAGGACGTGGATTAtacttgatatatacttgtgctaTGTTTACATAAATGTTaacaatatttataatatataacatTTGTTCAGTTTGGTAACAGATTTTTAAAGGTAAACAATGTCTTAATGTGTAACAAtattaccatggtgtgacctGCCCTGTAAGGCAGGCACCAGGGATGTGGCTGACTGTAAATGAAATAGGAGAGTCCCAGACGACAGGGCCAGAGCTCTTGGGGGGGTGGTTGTGAAGCTCTGGTCCGgcatcagtggaagcctcaggaaccctggtgggtgcagtagtatcccaggttgcaatccttttgaccatgtcgtggcgtagttgTCTAGAGCGTGTGCCGGGGAATACCCagcgcgtaggttcgaaccctcatcacggctcctgtggattttctcctTGACGCATCACGACAGTGGGATATCTGAGGAATATCTCTGGGTATCTGGGAAATATTATATCCTCAAAGGGCTCACTTGTCTGTCTTTCTAGTGCAACCAGAGACCTGAAAGTCAGAACAATTATCTTTATgagtaaattgtgtattgtttataCCTGGTGGAATGTAAAGTTATTTATTGGTCAATGTCTGTGGCACCTCATAGGTGCTGACCTTGGATAATATAGCTTAAGAATGACTGATGTATGTAATGGTGTAAAACATCTACAGGAAATAATACATTAGCTGATAAGCTTCCTATACTCCAGCTGAATATTTCAAATTATTAAGGAATTACTGTCATAAAAAAGCTAGCTTATTAACAAGCATTTTAAATCCCATTGAAATCAGATCCATGGTAGATGAGCTGTTTAGagtgatagtaatcttgggtagTTCATATATCTCTTGATGTAAGGTGCTCAGCTGAGAACATTTATGTATCTTCATGGCACAAATAGTTTACATTATTTATCCAATTGtcttatcaaatgaacaaatccacaagggccgtgacgaggattcgaacctgcatccgagagccttCCAGCATCCATTGTCTTATCATCCTAATTTAATGTTGTTTGGCTTCAACTATATATAagcttattatattataaattatattataaattatatataaatataagcttcaatGGGACAATTGTAAGCTGTAAATTGTGTCTGTGGCTGTAACACCTGATCACTTGAGCCACAGCTGAAATGTTCTGTATTTACAATGAGGAGTAAAGCTTTGAAATCCATATCAAgaactatataaataaaaatgtaaatgttcatttgttcaaaatcgcaaaactccgaatgttcttcaccgattgcttagaaattttgacacaacgttccattcgaatacacgcgtgtttttatatacctactatatagatgtcacacctgtgacaggtaaaaacatgtattttttttaacagcatcatctgttgcacgtaatacaacatacgttatactaaatatgttacaattccatttcagtgtttccgattgcattgataaattgaattttcataaattttgattattttcattttgatgtttaccatactgttcatttcgtgagtatagtatatttttgttattttttaattgttttacatttcattttttaactgttctacttatttttcagtgatgggtacatcagatcatttgatgttcccatttttctgatgggaacagcagatcattttggaacgcatcggatgagggagtgaggaatggtggggaggacagggaagtcttgctgtggctcagcaacgcgtggtaGGGTACATCTAGTAAAGCatataattataatgattacGTGTTTTACTGTTATTATGATACTCTCTTACATATATTTAATGTACTGTAATTTTGACTTTTATAAATGTGCAAccattttttgaatatatttttttatgtgatttaaatcttCTGAAATGTAAAGTAACTAAccgtttatatatgtgtgtggagtggtgaccATTGATGAGCCCCTGGGGCCCAGGATGCGCTACAGGTTGTCTAACTCCGTGTGGCCAGAAGCGTGACAACTGTCAACGCAGGACGCCTCCTACCCTGACCCTGAGGATGATGTATGTGAACCAGGATGAGAATAAACTTGCTGAAGACAAGACCGGCAGCGCTCCTGCACGTCCCTCCACACCTTGCTCCTGCAGGTGAAGGTCAGGAAGATGAAGGTTCCCTGCAGGGTATTGAGCACCACGAAGACATACCAGATGGCCTGCAGCTGCAGGTAGCCAGCCACGATACCAGTGATCCAGGTGAGGCCCATCAGCACGGCCAGTcgcacatacagcacaaactgttTCTTATCTTGTGGACTCGAACTCTTCTGCAGCGTCGACTGTGTGCTGGTACCGATGGTGTATGAAGTCATAAGGAAAAACACAACATTGAGAGCCATGACTGTGAATAATGGAGCACCAAAGAACACCAACAAGGCCTTGCGCTTCCCAAACCAGCACCAACGTTGACCAAAACTGGGCAGGAACTGAGGGGACAGACCTGCAGGGGCGGTCATGTCAAGGGTTACTGTCACCACTACTGCCAGGGCGGGAAGCAGCCAGCCGTACACACAGTAGAATAAGAACTTGCTTCGCTGTTTCCCAGATGACACTCGCAGCTCATCTTTAGCTTGTCGAAATGTCAACCACACGTCAAAGGCCATGATATTCATCCAGCAGAAGGCGGCGAGGAAGGAGTAATACATTATAACTGCCGAGATGTAACATCCTGTCGTCTTAGGCTCGAGGAAGGTACTGAAGATGAAGATGGTGTAGGCGGTGagaagagagaggcagagacacgcCAAACACATGCCCGGAAGGTTCCTAAGATGAGGCACCAAGAGGAAGGCAGCCAGGTGCAGCAGGAGACACAGGCAGGACAACCCAAGACCCGCCAGTGACACCCAACCTAACACCGAGGAGAACTTGTGTGAGAGTTCCTGTGGCTTGCACACAAGGACGCCACCTTCAGTTACCTCGTACTCTCCCACCTGGTAACTTCGAGCGTAAGCTTCTACAATTACCATTCTCTTCTCGTTCAACGTGAATTCGCCTTCAGAAAGAAGTATTTTATCACAATTAAGTGTTTCATTTGATTCAGTAGACACTAAATTGCTACGAAAGGCTTTCCTTGTGTTGTGTGGACAACAAGCTGAGAAATCCGATGTGTTGATTGTCACTTTATTGTCGCCTTCATGACCCTTGTCTTCCTTGTCTACCTCACTTATGTTCCCCCAAGAAACATTTCTGCACTTATTTAAAAAGTTATCATAAACTTCGTCGGGCTGGCAAAGGTTTACAATTCCGACATTATTACCACCGCTGTGGTAACCAAAATCAATTAGTAGAGAGAAAGAAGGTGGCCCTGGACCAGCAGCTATACCGCAATATATTGAGGAGATAGATTTCCAGTTACACAGAAGACAGTGGGGGTTCCTGTAGGCCACGTCTACCGAGTaaatcctcactgccgtgtaagaGTGACACAGAGCAGCAACAGAAGCGTCCGTCCAGTTCTTAGCACACGTGTTGATGGTGGAGTCGCATTTCCTTGTAGGGAATGGAATATCGGGAATTTTAATGTTAATATTACATTTCTTAAATATTTGTTTACCGTTAAAGGGAACAAATGCACCCCAAGATCCGTTATCGAATAATAAATGAGAAGTTATGTATTCGGATAAGTTACCCGGCTGATCTGGAATATAGTTATCCGGCTGATATGGAATATAGTTATCCGGCTGATATGAAATATAGTTATCCGGCTGATATGGAATATAGTTATCCGGCTGATCTGGAATATAGTAATCCGGCTGATCTGGAATATAGTTATCCGGCTGATCTGGAATATAGTTATCCGGCTGATATGGAATATAGTTATCCGGCTGATATGGAATATAGTTATCCGGCTGATCTGGAATATAGTTATCTGGCTGATCTGGAATATAGTTATCCTTCTGATCTGGAATATAGTTATCCGGCTGATCTGGAAAATATTCCTCATTGTCGACACATTCCAGTTGTGTCTTCCAGAGCGTGAGGTCGTGGGAGTCGTTGTTGCAGATGGCGCAGTAGTAGTTGGTGTAGGTGACggaggtggtgttgctggtggcgggGAGGTGGGCCAGCGGGTCCCTGCTGCTGGAGATGTCTGCCCGGGAGCCCGCCAGACACAGCTGGGCCACCTCCTCGCCCTCCCACCCTGACATGCACACGCTCTTCATGTAAAACTTGCCATTATTCGTGCTCACACACTTGTACCTCTCTGGCAGGACCTGATCTTCCCGTCTGTAGTGGACGGAGTCTGGACAACAATCGCCATACTTTGC from Procambarus clarkii isolate CNS0578487 chromosome 32, FALCON_Pclarkii_2.0, whole genome shotgun sequence includes the following:
- the LOC123752906 gene encoding uncharacterized protein, which codes for MPQARPRGRPDQAKPQTRLQGQTSDQASGQTSGQASGQASGQFSGQISGQISAQAKDQASSPDLKPDLRPDLRLGLRLGLSCDGYFIVFFKDSGLSSNIFKFADDTKIDDTKLKTSRNNYVITVSEMEASLEKELALKPDCSVVCMSSNPDGSVLVVADNQHNITAFSLDQDSSIMLPSYNSPVTAIGVHPTTQDIVVVHADMMIKEYDLTKQKYTPFCREFLSACCSDLSKRNSVIHNVSYDPLHTHLILLHDDSSIIVLDKQKLTAKEKLGKPGKVMRYEEKLSDGNCKSSNNGRNYRTILFFAKAKNTATSVRASSIVIGHTNEVLDISAIDLENLETKMMRKALFILILATAKGQMMDLFHSDLVALDAACSTEFFCNGSDYQSAEYCMCDDLCAKYGDCCPDSVHYRREDQVLPERYKCVSTNNGKFYMKSVCMSGWEGEEVAQLCLAGSRADISSSRDPLAHLPATSNTTSVTYTNYYCAICNNDSHDLTLWKTQLECVDNEEYFPDQPDNYIPDQKDNYIPDQPDNYIPDQPDNYIPYQPDNYIPYQPDNYIPDQPDNYIPDQPDYYIPDQPDNYIPYQPDNYISYQPDNYIPYQPDNYIPDQPGNLSEYITSHLLFDNGSWGAFVPFNGKQIFKKCNINIKIPDIPFPTRKCDSTINTCAKNWTDASVAALCHSYTAVRIYSVDVAYRNPHCLLCNWKSISSIYCGIAAGPGPPSFSLLIDFGYHSGGNNVGIVNLCQPDEVYDNFLNKCRNVSWGNISEVDKEDKGHEGDNKVTINTSDFSACCPHNTRKAFRSNLVSTESNETLNCDKILLSEGEFTLNEKRMVIVEAYARSYQVGEYEVTEGGVLVCKPQELSHKFSSVLGWVSLAGLGLSCLCLLLHLAAFLLVPHLRNLPGMCLACLCLSLLTAYTIFIFSTFLEPKTTGCYISAVIMYYSFLAAFCWMNIMAFDVWLTFRQAKDELRVSSGKQRSKFLFYCVYGWLLPALAVVVTVTLDMTAPAGLSPQFLPSFGQRWCWFGKRKALLVFFGAPLFTVMALNVVFFLMTSYTIGTSTQSTLQKSSSPQDKKQFVLYVRLAVLMGLTWITGIVAGYLQLQAIWYVFVVLNTLQGTFIFLTFTCRSKVWRDVQERCRSCLQQVYSHPGSHTSSSGSG